In Hymenobacter volaticus, the genomic window ATAATAGGCAGCGAAGAGGAAAAAGGTTGTGCAGAATCTAACCAAGCTTTCAAAAACTCACCCTGCCTGATCTGATATACACTTGCTACAGCGCCTCAGGCACTGACATCAAAGCAAGTATTGTCATGCTGAGCGGAGCCGAAGCATCTCGCTAGTGTGGTAGCTCCCACTACTTGCCCAATGAATCGGGCGAGATGCTTCGGCTCCGCTCAGCATGACAGTTACTTTGGCATTCGCATCGAGGCTTATCTGCCTAGCAACTCATCCACCAGCTGCCGGGCTTGCTCGAAACGCTGGTCTAGCGCCCCGCTGATTATAGAGAAGTTTGCTTTCTGGTCAACTAGGGCTTGTTGGTAGACTTGAAAGAAATGCTGGCGCAAGTGCGGATGTTCGCGTAGCGGATCGGGCTCCCACGGCAAATCCACGTTCAGCAACAGCGCCAAGTCGTAGAGTTGCTGTCCGATGCGCTGCAAAATCCAGTCGGGGCAGTGCCCGAAAGCGTGTTCGGCCCACACTTTTATTACCAGTAAGTCGGTGTCGCAGAAGAAAACAGCGTGGCCTTGCGCCTGCGCTTCGGCGGCGGCTTGCTCTTCTTCACGAAGCTGGCCGCGGGCTATTTCCTCTAAGTCAGGCAAGGTATAGCTAGGGCCTTTTTCCTCTAAGTAAGCACGGGCGTACTCGGGAGCCCACGTGGTATGGTAGTGCGCCGCTAGCTGCCGGCTAAGCGTGGTTTTGCCCGTTGACTCGGGGCCCGTAATGGCAACGCGCAGCATGTTTTTCAACAAGAAGTAGGT contains:
- a CDS encoding AAA family ATPase encodes the protein MLRVAITGPESTGKTTLSRQLAAHYHTTWAPEYARAYLEEKGPSYTLPDLEEIARGQLREEEQAAAEAQAQGHAVFFCDTDLLVIKVWAEHAFGHCPDWILQRIGQQLYDLALLLNVDLPWEPDPLREHPHLRQHFFQVYQQALVDQKANFSIISGALDQRFEQARQLVDELLGR